The proteins below are encoded in one region of Coffea arabica cultivar ET-39 chromosome 4c, Coffea Arabica ET-39 HiFi, whole genome shotgun sequence:
- the LOC113740050 gene encoding uncharacterized protein, giving the protein MVDPKFEVEQIFTCKQLFIKACKSHRVVHGRKIKFSKNDGKRAMAYYKDYSWKVSTAVMLDKKIFQIKSIQGEHSYGRTFDHRLANLTFLVDRYKKELAVMADMKVSTLTDKVKTNVNVNISRWQAYRTKKKTKNFVNGEHEIQYNKLKNYCREVKRANSHSNVFMTTVEDDEGEDRFERLYICLNACKTGFLSGCRPVVGLDGCHLRGPHSSVLLTAIGIDPNNQLYPIAYAVGLIQSIQELLSDVEYRTCVRHMYNNFKKLHGGLTLNERIWVLARAPYKNLFKALMEVLKAVDEGALQWLLDNTTPQQWSKTYFRTSPKCDILLNNLWRVSTPAF; this is encoded by the exons ATGGTCGATCCCAAATTTGAGGTTGAACAGATTTTTACTTGTAAGCAATTGTTCATAAAGGCATGCAAGAGCCATAGAGTGGTTCACGGAAGGAAGATAAAGTTCAGTAAAAATGATGGCAAAAGAGCTATGGCTTATTACAAGGACTATAGCTGGAAAGTTTCTACAGCTGTTATGCTAGACAAaaagatttttcaaatcaagagcATACAAGGTGAACACAGTTATGGGAGGACATTTGACCACAGACTAGCAAATTTAACTTTTCTGGTTGATAGATATAAAAAGGAGCTGGCTGTTATGGCTGACATGAAGGTGAGTACACTCACAGACAAAGTGAAGACTAATGTTAATGTCAATATCTCTAGGTGGCAAGCTTATAGAAccaagaaaaagacaaaaaattttgttaatgGTGAACATGAAATCCAATATAACAAACTAAAAAACTATTGTAGGGAAGTAAAGAGGGCTAATTCTCACTCAAATGTTTTCATGACCACTGTTGAAGATGATGAGGGAGAAGATAGGTTTGAGAGGTTGTATATTTGTCTTAATGCATGCAAGACAGGCTTTTTAAGCGGTTGTAGGCCTGTTGTCGGGTTAGATGGCTGCCATCTTAGAGGACCTCACAGCAGTGTGTTGCTTACAGCTATAGGAATTGACCCCAATAATCAATTGTATCCCATTGCCTATGCTGTG GGACTGATTCAATCTATTCAAGAGTTGCTTTCAGATGTGGAGTATAGGACGTGTGTGAGACACATGTACAATAACTTTAAAAAACTACATGGTGGTTTGACATTAAATGAGAGAATTTGGGTACTTGCAAGAGCTCCTTACAAAAATCTGTTCAAGGCTTTGATGGAAGTTTTGAAAGCAGTTGATGAGGGTGCACTTCAATGGTTGCTTGACAACACAACACCGCAGCAATGGTCCAAAACTTACTTCAGAACCTCCCCTAAATGTGACATTTTATTGAATAATCTTTGGAGAGTTTCAACTCCAGCATTTTAG